CACTTAATGGTAggtatgagaaaaaaataaaaaaataccacggtgtttaaaattattacgCATGgattaacaaatatttaatataattaaaaattgttatatttagattaaaatatatttatttaatacattgatttttaataCTTGCACAATTAGTATTGgatattaaataagaatttgagagaaatatatattttttgattaaaaacCTCCTATTATCGATTATTTTTAAGGGTGAGTATGAAAAATCCAATCCAGATTTATTTAAACAGACTATATTTTAAatccatatataattaaatttattgaatttaaaatttatattttgtaaaagaaaaacaatttggatttttttatccaattttaaATCCAGTTTTGGTTCAaaattggttttaattatggttTCCTTCTAGAACTGGttttaaaccaatttaaaatcaataatgCATCGGCTTGGCACAAAATGCAGACCTATTAGTGGGGAATTGCTATTTCTACACCCTCACTTTACTAATAAAATACAttgtcctttttattttatttttcagaaatAGCCTCTATAATGATGCTTTGTTTTACTTCTACCTGAAGAGTAGGTTTGATTATGtgatagagaaaataaaaaaaaatatatagctgAGCCCCacgttatattttaaaattttctcctTGAATAATAATTTCTCCCCCACAAATAATACCACCCCGTAGAGATACCCACGCACTCCCCCTATTGTCCTCCAATAATCGCCATGATCATTGGCTCTTCCTTTTCTCTCGTAGACGATGCCAATAACAATTTCCTCATCGCTTCTATTTTCGTTCTAGTCCATCTCAACAACATTTCGTTTGATGATGTTGCTGACTTGCTGCACCACACTTTGCCTCTAATTAGTTTCTGATTTTTTATACCCTTCTCcacttgatttttttgttattgatatctggaaaagatattaaaataatgatcaAATGTAAGATTATGGTAATATGATCCAATTTTGTGAAAGGAAGATTTcgtaccttttttttaaaaaaaaattaaaaatacaaggtGGGAATattaatgaacaaaaaaaagaagaaaccaaTTATAACCTGTTTGGTGATAGATGATTTTTTGGATATGGTGGGGTTTGTTGTGGGTATCTAATAAGGACATTTATGCATTGCTCGATCTCCGTGATCCTCTTCTCTCCGTCTCTACGTAAGTGGAATATGAAAGATGAATTTTTGAATGGGAAACACACGTGGAGaaagtgaaaaattaagaataggGAACATGGAAGAGTATTTGCAGGTGAATATGGAGTAATATGATTTTCTATTCACAAGATTAAGAATCATGTTTTCGGAAAACACTTTATGAGAAATAGGGTATTTTGGAGAAAACAAATGATGTATTAATGTATTATACTTATAAAAgttgtattaataaaaaaaatgtatgataaAGGAATATATATGACCAATGTTATAGGTatcattaaaagtaaaatttcaaCTTTCACAAATAAATAACACCAGACAGAAAATATAATgcattaaataagataataattgcattaatgataaatattaagaataagataattgtccaaattttattaattataaattatgggATTGTTTAACTCCTTGTTTTACTTGGATCAATTACACATAAAAATCCACCGTAGTAATATATTGACGGATATATCCAACCCACTGTACTATGCTGTTATTATCGACGGAAAAACAGTCAGTAATTTATCGACGACCACACTCACCTTATTACAAACAAACTCGTAACCCAATGTAATAGCGAACATTACGTGGTGCTTCTCTTCACTTTGCTTTGTGTTTGTGATGGGGCCATGCATGATGCATCACAGGACACTATGATCATGACTCAAAATCAATCGTACTTTTGATTGATTGGGAAGGGATGATGTCCTATATGTTAATTATTGAATTTACATCTTCTTTAATGGCtgctaataaatttaaaatcctTGCACATAATCAAAATACCCCTCAAATTATTGCCAACTTCATCCAAGGAATGAAAATTGGGGCGAACAGTTCCTTATGATCAACCATTCTAGATAGAGCATTTGTAGCTAGATTTTCTGtaacatgtttataaattacctcaaattcaaattatgtTGTTGCTGAGGTTTTTGTGATAAGTAAACAACTTAAATGGTCTTCCCATGGTACCCATGATTACAAAGAGACTTAGATAAATGCTCAGAAGCAAAGGCCTTACTGAAGTAGGCAATGGTTCTTTTGCTCTGAATTTTGTGCCAGAAGAGAAATTTGCAAGTCCGAAGACAGAAGAGTTGTCGTAGGTTTGATGATCTTGTCACTTATTGTAGTATCAATATAGCCAAAGGAACCTCGTGCCTCTTTTACAATATATATGGATAAACTGTTTAATAGTTAATACATACTTATTATCTTTGATAACAAGTTACATTGGAGTAGAATCAGTCTGATATAGAATATGACTATGAGAAGCTCTTCTCGTAAGAGTATATTTTGAAACGgtttatccaaacacaaccaATATTTTTACACACTGCTGTTGCTGTGTCTACATATATATGCACTGAAATCTGGCTCAGCTGGCTTCTGAGGCATCAGGGGTAGCAATCTCTTTGGCTGTGGCACTCTGGAGCGTTTACCACTTCGCAAGTGGCACAATACACTTGAAGCAAACCTTGATGCATATACTGTGGCAGCAAAGCTAGGTGAGGACCCTTCctcattttccaaagcttgtatCCTTTCTTCTGCTTCACGTGCCAACTTCTCAgccttcttttttttgtatCTGTGCCAAGCTGCTTGTATGAAACATGCACCCCATGTCTTCCATTGCAAGGAATAGAACCTGAACAAACaacaataattatcttaaaagttatatcaacGAGAGATTTCTGATTGGTTGAATTGTTTGCTAAGCAAAGATCATCTTCGAGTGacttttaagaaaattgttatgaaagtcaacaaatttactaAATATAACAAGTTATGATTCGTATATGTATTATTTAGAAGAATTAATGGTCTAGACTTTTACATTATTAgtatatgtattatttattcatgACATTTCAGCTTGAAATATAGTGATGGATTATCAAGGAGAAAAAGGGTGAAACACATGTCAACAAGCCTTGCCTGAAAGTGTGCTGAAGTTGTTTGCTGTTTATAAGACGTCTAAATTGGGAAGCAACACACCTCAAGTCATCAGGCATGAGAGCAAAGGCTTCAACTTCTGATATAGTTTCTGCTGTTCTAGTTGAAATGGGTAGATTTGAGGAGGAATTGGGATCCAAGGCCCTTGTTAGAAGCTCTTCTCCACAGAAGTCACCAGCCTTGATCTCAAAGGAGTTGAAGAAACCAGTTCTTCCACCATTTGTTGTGGCAGTAGCAAGTTTTCCACGCATTATAAACAACATTTCATCAACTGGATCCCCTTCACGAACTATGTAGCTTTTCTCCGTGTAAAGGATTGGCTTCAGTTTATCACACAGTGCATCCGACAACTGATTATCCATGTCCTCAAACATTGGCACCTAGAGCAAGAAGAAGGTAAAATTCTCATTACACATACACATAGAAGTATGTATAGGcaggaggaaaaagaaaaaaacaaaacttagatacagtTACTTAAGTAATTCTTATGTCTATTTCTAATTAGAATTGGAATTTCGGAGATAATTCACATAGTAAGAACTTGCTAAAGGTAGCATAGTTAACGCTTAATGTCCCTCCTGAGAAAAAAAGGTGAACTAATTATTTatggctttcttttattttgtcatCAAGCTTCCATTTTTTGAATTCTAAACTCAGAATGACTCCCAAAAATCCAGTACTTTCTGCTAGGCTACACaatctttgatttctttaactTTCTATAAGTTACAAATTCCAAATTATAACACTTAAACATCAACgactcaaatatttatttaaatccaTCAAATCAATTAAGTCAATTTTCtaacaataaaatgaaatacaCAACAGCCCAATCAACCACAACCAGAATCAAATGAATTTGGGAAAAACCacatgttattatatatatatatatatatatatatatatatatatagagagagagagagagagagagagagagagagagagagagatagggGACAGGGGTTGAGTTGAACCATAGGAACCAAGTGAAACAATTGGCtagtattaaattaaacaaaaaatacaatgaaAGAATGAATTATAGGAATATTGGATCAATGAACAAGTAACAAAAGGCTAATATGAAACAGATGAATAACAGCATGTGGAACATAGACATATAAAGATAGCAAAACTTGTTCAATATAAAAAACATCTAACTTCAAAGTTTTctcatctttggaagtccaagGAAGAAACTATTAGCCAACCTCACAAACTCTCTTCTGaagataaaagcaaaaaaacaaaatttcaaagatGTGATTTGTTTCTAACAAAGTTAAAGGCACTTGGAAAAAGCTGTGAAGTGGTTCAGAAAAGGTAATAGAAATTGGCAAGAGTAGAAGGTTAAAGAAACACCAACCTTATTACTTATTAGCTAGGTCAAGGTTGCTTGATAAGTGTAAAGGAACAAAGCAGGAAGAAGAGGAATTCAAAACTAAACAAAGCAAAAAATGTTACAACAATAATAAGCCTTCAGAGAAAGATTTTCATGCAATAAACCCGGAACAACACTGATATGACTTAAGATGTAAGAAGACTAGAAAAAGACTCATAGAGTCAAGTACATGCAGATATATACAGTACTAAATACGAACCTACGAAATGGTATAATGCCATGCCTAATTATATTTCCAGAAATTTTATTTCTACAATGCTTttgcaatttcttttttttacaatcaacaaagatgaaaaacagtataaaagaatttaattttgggACAGCTAGGAAATAAAAACCATGAAGGATGTTAAGTATtaacataaaagaaaacaaacttaTGCTTTtccgaaaaaaagaaaagaaaaaggacaaCGAACTTACTATTGTGATGGAAAAATcacaatataaaaactctttacATTCTTAGCATTTTctcaatataaaataagatgGGCCATATAATGTAAAAGATAATGAGAAAAAAtgagttataaataaaaatgtgtaagaataataaaacattctatcttattagttttcttctttttctctttagcATTTTAGACTTGTGTATCTCCTCCCTTCTctcaaatcataaatcatgattGGTGTTCCATCATCACAGTATATATTACTGAAAAGTATATACACcttaagaaataataataataataatgataaatatgataaggaatacaataaaaaaaattaaaacataaggAACCTGAGAAATGTAAGATAAAAGCTATAGCTTGAAAAAATCAAGATTGatgcatttaaaaataatatttagcattttgttttaatataaaataaagtattttaaaaattaatttaaaagtattttgttttaatataaaataaaggttttgagattaaaaaaaatagattatttcttTTAACATAATTTGGTGAGACTCGATTCTAAAATCACGTTCTACTTAATTATTTATagcttttttttaacttgactTAAATTGATCTATTTTACTCATGAAATCCGAAGTATTGTTC
The Glycine max cultivar Williams 82 chromosome 16, Glycine_max_v4.0, whole genome shotgun sequence genome window above contains:
- the LOC102669345 gene encoding cyclic nucleotide-gated ion channel 1 isoform X2, with protein sequence MFEDMDNQLSDALCDKLKPILYTEKSYIVREGDPVDEMLFIMRGKLATATTNGGRTGFFNSFEIKAGDFCGEELLTRALDPNSSSNLPISTRTAETISEVEAFALMPDDLRFYSLQWKTWGACFIQAAWHRYKKKKAEKLAREAEERIQALENEEGSSPSFAATVYASRFASSVLCHLRSGKRSRVPQPKRLLPLMPQKPAEPDFSAYICRHSNSSV
- the LOC102669345 gene encoding cyclic nucleotide-gated ion channel 1 isoform X1; amino-acid sequence: MFEDMDNQLSDALCDKLKPILYTEKSYIVREGDPVDEMLFIMRGKLATATTNGGRTGFFNSFEIKAGDFCGEELLTRALDPNSSSNLPISTRTAETISEVEAFALMPDDLRCVASQFRRLINSKQLQHTFRFYSLQWKTWGACFIQAAWHRYKKKKAEKLAREAEERIQALENEEGSSPSFAATVYASRFASSVLCHLRSGKRSRVPQPKRLLPLMPQKPAEPDFSAYICRHSNSSV